The genomic region ATCTACGGGATGGGTGACGCCTATGACGGTAATATCCGCCGCCGTGATCTGAAAGCGGACACGCCCTACAATACCTATGTACATGCCGGACTGACTCCGACCCCGATTGCCATGCCCAGTGGCGAAGCGATTCATGCCGCGCTGCATCCGACGGAGGGAAAATCGCTCTATTTTGTCGCCACAGGTGATGGTGGTCACTACTTTTCCGCCACGTTGGAAGAGCACAACAAGGCGGTACGGAAGTATCAGTTGAAACGATGAACCGGAGCAGTGGCAGATTTATCACCGTGGAAGGCGGTGAAGGTGCAGGTAAGAGCAGCAACCTCTCTTTCATTCAGGGAGTGTTGGAGGCGGCGGGTAAAACCGTGCTGTTTACCCGTGAACCTGGCGGCACGCCGTTGGGGGAGGAGATTCGGGAACTGCTGCTGGGCCACCAACACACCGGCATGGCGAACGATACCGAGCTGTTGCTGATGTTTGCTGCCAGAGCGGAACATATCCATCAGAAGATTCTCCCGGCGTTGTCTGAAGGGGCTTGGGTCTTGTGTGATCGTTTTACCGATGCCTCTTATGCCTATCAGGGCGCTGGCCGCGGTTTGGGGCGGGAGCGCATTGCGGCACTTGAGGCGTTCGTGCAGGGGGATCTGCGACCGGATCTGACGCTTCTGCTCGACCTGCCGGTAGAGATTGGATTGGCCAGAGCGGGCGCGCGTTCGGAACCCGATCGCTTCGAGCGCGAGCAGAACCGTTTTTTTGAAGCGGTGAGGCAGGGTTATCTGGAGATAGCGACGCGTGAA from Gammaproteobacteria bacterium (ex Lamellibrachia satsuma) harbors:
- a CDS encoding dTMP kinase, with the translated sequence MNRSSGRFITVEGGEGAGKSSNLSFIQGVLEAAGKTVLFTREPGGTPLGEEIRELLLGHQHTGMANDTELLLMFAARAEHIHQKILPALSEGAWVLCDRFTDASYAYQGAGRGLGRERIAALEAFVQGDLRPDLTLLLDLPVEIGLARAGARSEPDRFEREQNRFFEAVRQGYLEIATREPERVRVIDAAQSLDDVQSQIERVIADFLEADDG